The sequence TAAGCAGCCATTGCTTGAAAACTCCGCGTCTTAAAGGGCGATCTTGGCGATTGCGAACAGGCCCGTGGCCATCGCGCCATAGCTCAGGCAGGTCATCAGGATGATCCAGATTTTCTGCGCCGCACCGTGAACATAGTCCTCGATCAGAACCTGAACACCGTCGTTGAAATGCTTGAAGCCCACGACGATGGTCAGCGCTGCGACAATCGCCGGGAAGGGCCGCGCGTAATAGGCCATGACCTCTTCATAGGACGACCCCAGCACACAGCCGAAGGTGAACACGAAAAGCGGGATCAGGATCAGCAGGGCAACCGAAGACACTTTCATCGCCCAGAAATGATGCACACCGGATTTGGCAGACCCAAGGCCAACTGCGCGCTTTCGATCAGTCAGATAACGCATGTCCCGGCCCTCCTTATACGACCAACGCGGTGATGATGGTCAGGACAACTGACCCGATGATCACGCCCCAGCCAAGTTTCTCGGCGGTCTCGATCTCAAGCATCTTGGCGTTGTCCCAGATCAGGTGCCTCACACCGGCCAGCGTGTGATACCAAAGCCCCCAAAGCGACAGGAACATGATCAGATCGCCAAACCAGCTTGTGATGAAGCCATCCGCGATTGCGAAATATTCCGCGCTTGTGGCAGCCGCCAGAAACCACCAGACAATGAGCAGCGCCGCGACCAGCAAGGCGTTGCCTGTGATCCGCGTCAGGATCGAGGTGATCGAGGTCAGTTGTGGGCGGTAAACTTGAAGATGTGGCGATAGCGGCCTGTCGCCGCGATTCACGTCAGCCATGGATCGGTCCCTTCGTTCTGTGCGCGGGGCAGAACGTCCCGCACCGGGTCTATCCCGTGTTTGGCCTTTTTTAGCGCGCCTGTCACGTCTGCACAGCCCAAAATCCCGCTGAATGCGACCATTTCGCATGAAATTGGCGTTTTCGTGATCACAAAAATAATGGCGTGATCACAAAGAATTTCCCACAGAATCAGTCAGCCATTCCACTACAGAAACATTCGAGAGCTTTGATATGAAACAGGCCCGCGCTTGCGCCGGGCCTGTGATCACAATTCGCAATGGAACGCGGGTCACATCGGCATCAAGGCCCAGTAATCCAGATCAAGCATCACATGCGGCAGGTATTTGCCATCTTCCCCCTTGAGGGTGAACGGCTCCCCGCCTTTGGTCGCCACGAGGCGCAAGCGCAGCGCGCCAACTCCGGGCGCGCCTGTTTCGGCCTTGTCCAAAACCTCGGTCCAGGCCCTGATCGTATCGCCACTGTAGCAGGGGTTCGCATGTGCCCCGCCATTCAGGCCCACGATCATCTGCGCATTGGCCAGGCCATTGAACGACAGCGCCCGCGCCATGGAAATCACGTGCCCGCCATAGATCAATCGGTTGCCATCCTCGCGCAGCGTGGCGTCGAAATGCACCTTGGCGGTGTTCTGCCACAGGCGCGTGGCCATCATGTGTTCGGCCTCTTCCACGGTCACGCCATCCACGTGGTCGATGGTCTCACCCACCTCGTAATCGCCCCAGCGATGCGGCTCCCCTGCCAGCGTGAAGTCGTAGCCGGTGAAATCCAGACCCTCGGGCACCACCAGATCGCTCACATCCAGCACGGGCTTCAAATCGGGAATGATCGCCTCGGGTGCCGCGCTTCCGGCCTCCCGCTTGCGCACCATGACCCAGCGGACGTAATCCATCACGGTCTCACCGCGCTGGTTTTCGCCCTTCGTGCGCACCCAGACGACACCGGATTTGCCGTTGGAATTCTGCTTGAGGCCAATCACCTCCGACGAGGACCGCAGAGTATCGCCCGGATAGACCGGCCTTAGCCACCGGCCCTCGGCATAGCCCAAATTCGCCAAAGCGTTGAGCGAAATATCAGGCACCGTCTTGCCAAAGACCACGTGAAAGGCCGCCAAATCGTCGAGCGGGCTGGCGGGCAAGCCACAGGACTGTGCGAAAGCATCCGAGGAATACAGCGCATGCCGCGCCGGATACAGCGCATGATAAAGCGCCCGCTCACCCCCCGAAACGGTGCGCGGC comes from Roseovarius bejariae and encodes:
- the sdhD gene encoding succinate dehydrogenase, hydrophobic membrane anchor protein — protein: MRYLTDRKRAVGLGSAKSGVHHFWAMKVSSVALLILIPLFVFTFGCVLGSSYEEVMAYYARPFPAIVAALTIVVGFKHFNDGVQVLIEDYVHGAAQKIWIILMTCLSYGAMATGLFAIAKIAL
- the sdhC gene encoding succinate dehydrogenase, cytochrome b556 subunit: MADVNRGDRPLSPHLQVYRPQLTSITSILTRITGNALLVAALLIVWWFLAAATSAEYFAIADGFITSWFGDLIMFLSLWGLWYHTLAGVRHLIWDNAKMLEIETAEKLGWGVIIGSVVLTIITALVV
- a CDS encoding MaoC family dehydratase, producing the protein MAKTNPGRFFEDYTVGETIDHAVPRTVSGGERALYHALYPARHALYSSDAFAQSCGLPASPLDDLAAFHVVFGKTVPDISLNALANLGYAEGRWLRPVYPGDTLRSSSEVIGLKQNSNGKSGVVWVRTKGENQRGETVMDYVRWVMVRKREAGSAAPEAIIPDLKPVLDVSDLVVPEGLDFTGYDFTLAGEPHRWGDYEVGETIDHVDGVTVEEAEHMMATRLWQNTAKVHFDATLREDGNRLIYGGHVISMARALSFNGLANAQMIVGLNGGAHANPCYSGDTIRAWTEVLDKAETGAPGVGALRLRLVATKGGEPFTLKGEDGKYLPHVMLDLDYWALMPM